One segment of Thermodesulfobacteriota bacterium DNA contains the following:
- a CDS encoding TerB family tellurite resistance protein → MIDLVKNFFGKSTQVDTGNQKREDYHDIRVATCAILLEMANIDGEFSDTEREDIISILKKDYQLSGEYAAELLEASNKELKQSIDLWQFTNLINQNYSTEERIHIIEMIWKIVYADGTLDKHEDYLVHKLANLLRLSHKQLIDAKVKVPRSGC, encoded by the coding sequence TTGATCGATCTGGTAAAAAATTTTTTCGGGAAAAGCACACAGGTTGATACTGGGAATCAAAAAAGAGAAGATTATCATGATATCAGAGTGGCAACCTGTGCTATTCTCCTTGAGATGGCTAATATAGATGGTGAGTTCAGTGATACAGAGCGAGAAGATATTATATCTATTTTGAAAAAAGACTATCAATTGTCTGGTGAATATGCTGCCGAACTTCTTGAAGCTTCAAATAAGGAGTTGAAGCAGAGTATAGACCTATGGCAGTTTACAAACCTTATCAATCAGAATTATTCAACTGAGGAGAGAATCCATATTATTGAGATGATATGGAAGATTGTTTATGCCGATGGAACGCTTGATAAACATGAGGATTACTTAGTTCACAAACTTGCCAATCTGCTACGTCTCAGCCACAAACAGCTCATCGATGCAAAGGTAAAGGTGCCCCGCAGTGGTTGTTAG